One window of the Chryseobacterium sp. CY350 genome contains the following:
- a CDS encoding sigma-54-dependent transcriptional regulator: MNTVLIIDDEAKIRSLLSRIINLEGFEVFEAGNLKSGLKRLEISDIDIVLCDVKLPDGSGVDFSKTVKDQFPGVEIILLTAFGNIPDGVMAIKNGAFDYITKGDDNTKILPLLYKAAEKVALNKRVLQLEKQLDSKQSFKSIIGKSTEITSAISSAQKVAVTDATVLLTGETGTGKEVFAQAIHHASNRNKKNFIAVNCSAFGKELLENELFGHKAGAFTGALKDSKGIFEEANLGTVFLDEIGEMPLDLQAKLLRVLESGEFLKVGDSKPTKTDVRIIAATNRNLETEIENGNFREDLYYRINIFNIKLPSLRERVADIESLASFFLKTFSQKMGKNITAFSDDYLKALKNHQWKGNIRELRNVIERSVILTDSSELSIDSLPVDILVQKEQTEFSQNKMISAFSMASAERMQIQKILKHTNGNKAEAARLLEIGIATLYRKIEEYSIS; the protein is encoded by the coding sequence TTGAATACAGTTTTAATCATTGATGATGAAGCGAAAATAAGATCACTATTATCCCGCATCATCAATCTCGAAGGTTTTGAGGTCTTTGAGGCGGGAAATCTTAAAAGCGGACTCAAAAGACTTGAAATCTCAGATATTGATATTGTTCTTTGTGATGTAAAACTTCCCGACGGAAGTGGTGTAGACTTTTCAAAGACAGTAAAAGATCAATTCCCTGGGGTAGAAATTATACTTCTTACTGCTTTCGGAAATATTCCTGATGGTGTAATGGCAATCAAAAACGGTGCGTTCGATTATATCACTAAAGGGGACGACAATACCAAAATTTTGCCTTTACTTTATAAAGCTGCGGAGAAAGTTGCACTTAATAAAAGAGTTTTGCAACTTGAAAAACAGTTGGATTCTAAACAATCTTTTAAAAGCATTATCGGAAAATCTACTGAAATTACCAGCGCAATTTCATCAGCTCAGAAAGTTGCTGTTACCGACGCTACAGTTCTGCTCACAGGAGAAACTGGTACCGGAAAAGAAGTTTTTGCACAGGCTATCCATCATGCAAGCAACAGAAACAAGAAAAATTTTATTGCAGTTAATTGCTCGGCTTTCGGGAAAGAATTGCTGGAAAATGAATTGTTCGGTCATAAAGCAGGAGCTTTTACAGGAGCTTTAAAAGATTCTAAAGGTATTTTTGAAGAAGCCAATCTCGGAACTGTTTTTCTTGACGAAATAGGTGAAATGCCTTTGGATCTTCAGGCAAAATTATTACGAGTTTTAGAATCTGGTGAGTTTCTGAAAGTAGGAGACAGCAAGCCTACAAAAACTGATGTAAGAATCATCGCCGCAACCAACAGAAATCTGGAAACAGAAATTGAAAACGGAAACTTCCGTGAAGATTTGTATTATCGTATCAATATTTTTAATATTAAACTTCCATCTTTACGAGAAAGAGTAGCAGATATCGAATCACTCGCCAGTTTTTTCCTCAAGACCTTTTCTCAGAAAATGGGCAAAAATATTACTGCTTTTTCCGATGATTATTTAAAAGCCTTGAAAAATCATCAATGGAAAGGCAATATCCGTGAACTGCGAAATGTTATTGAAAGAAGTGTAATCCTCACAGATTCATCTGAATTATCAATAGACAGCCTTCCGGTAGATATTCTTGTACAAAAGGAACAGACAGAATTTTCACAGAACAAAATGATATCAGCATTTTCTATGGCAAGCGCAGAGCGTATGCAGATTCAGAAAATATTAAAACATACCAACGGAAATAAAGCCGAAGCAGCGCGGCTTTTGGAAATTGGCATCGCAACACTTTACCGAAAAAT